A genome region from Bordetella genomosp. 10 includes the following:
- a CDS encoding ATP-dependent DNA ligase — translation MKAFADLYARLDATTSSNAKLAAMSDYFRAAPPADAAWAAYFLAGGKPRQLVPVKLLRQYIMTAAGITEWLYEECYQAVGDMAETLSLLLPAPGEPDDAGLAQWVEERLLPLRGLPPEQALERLAALFERLDAHGRFVCAKLITGSMRVGVSKLLLTRALAAVAGIETAHMAQRLIGYTDIGARPAPQAYLDLLAPVSFDARARADGRPYPFFLAHPLAAPLDRLPSLLGPTGDWLVEWKWDGIRAQVVRRAGQTWVWSRGEELVSERFPELLRLGELLPDGTVLDGEIVVWREDRVQPFAQLQRRLGRKNVGARLLADVPVVLLAYDLMELEGVDLRTQPQAARRAALERLAAQVEERARAGETHPSSSLVLSPLLHGDDWAALEAQRARSRELGVEGMMLKAAGAAYGVGRTRETGIWWKWKIDPYSVDAVLIYAQRGHGRRASLYTDYTFAVWDAPPEAPERRLVPFAKAYSGLSDEEIRAVDAIVRKTTIEKFGPVRSVAPTQVFELGFEGISRSARHKSGVAVRFPRMLRWRQDKGVADADTLQTLAELLPS, via the coding sequence ATGAAGGCTTTCGCCGATCTTTATGCGCGCCTGGACGCGACCACGTCCAGCAACGCCAAGCTGGCCGCCATGAGCGACTACTTCCGCGCGGCGCCGCCGGCGGACGCGGCCTGGGCCGCCTACTTCCTGGCCGGCGGCAAGCCCCGCCAACTGGTGCCGGTGAAGCTGCTACGGCAATACATCATGACGGCCGCCGGCATCACGGAATGGCTGTATGAGGAGTGCTACCAGGCCGTCGGCGACATGGCCGAGACCCTGTCCCTGTTGCTGCCCGCGCCCGGCGAGCCCGACGACGCGGGCCTGGCGCAATGGGTCGAGGAACGCCTGCTGCCCCTGCGCGGCTTGCCGCCCGAGCAGGCGCTGGAACGCCTGGCCGCCTTGTTCGAGCGGCTGGACGCGCACGGGCGCTTCGTCTGCGCCAAGCTGATTACCGGCAGCATGCGGGTCGGCGTGTCCAAGCTGCTGCTCACGCGCGCGCTAGCGGCGGTGGCCGGCATCGAAACCGCGCACATGGCGCAGCGCCTGATCGGCTATACGGACATCGGCGCGCGGCCGGCGCCGCAGGCCTACTTGGACCTGCTCGCGCCGGTGTCCTTCGATGCCCGGGCGCGGGCCGACGGCCGGCCCTATCCCTTCTTCCTCGCCCATCCGCTGGCGGCCCCCCTCGACCGCCTGCCGTCCCTGCTCGGGCCGACCGGCGATTGGCTGGTGGAGTGGAAATGGGACGGCATCCGCGCGCAGGTGGTGCGGCGGGCGGGACAGACGTGGGTGTGGTCGCGCGGCGAGGAACTGGTCAGCGAGCGGTTTCCGGAGCTGCTGCGGCTCGGGGAACTGTTGCCCGACGGCACGGTGCTGGACGGCGAAATCGTGGTCTGGCGCGAGGACCGCGTCCAGCCTTTCGCGCAGTTGCAGCGGCGGCTCGGCCGCAAGAACGTCGGCGCGCGCCTGCTGGCCGACGTGCCGGTGGTGCTGCTGGCCTACGACCTGATGGAGCTGGAAGGCGTGGACCTGCGCACCCAACCCCAGGCCGCGCGCCGCGCGGCGCTGGAGCGGCTGGCCGCGCAGGTGGAGGAGCGGGCGCGGGCCGGGGAGACGCATCCGTCGTCCTCCCTGGTCCTGTCGCCCTTGCTGCACGGCGACGACTGGGCGGCCTTGGAGGCGCAGCGGGCGCGGTCGCGCGAACTGGGCGTGGAGGGCATGATGCTGAAGGCGGCCGGCGCCGCCTATGGCGTCGGCCGCACGCGCGAGACGGGCATCTGGTGGAAGTGGAAGATCGATCCCTATTCCGTCGACGCCGTCCTGATCTACGCGCAACGTGGCCATGGACGCCGCGCCAGCCTCTACACCGACTACACCTTCGCCGTGTGGGACGCACCGCCGGAGGCGCCCGAGCGGCGGCTGGTGCCCTTCGCCAAGGCGTATTCGGGCTTGAGCGACGAGGAGATCCGCGCGGTCGACGCCATCGTGCGCAAGACCACGATAGAGAAGTTCGGGCCGGTGCGCAGCGTGGCGCCGACGCAGGTCTTCGAGCTGGGCTTCGAGGGCATCTCGCGCAGCGCGCGCCACAAGAGCGGCGTCGCGGTGCGCTTCCCGCGCATGCTGCGCTGGCGCCAGGACAAGGGCGTGGCCGACGCCGATACCTTGCAGACCCTGGCGGAGCTGCTGCCGTCATGA
- a CDS encoding maltotransferase domain-containing protein: protein MRIYYVHPLHVGSLSGDSLSHWQARCARVASLGFDTLMTAPLWTPDPAGNPYVPADPDRLHPALGEMDLAAAMTTLSRLCGQHGLALMIDLPLDKVAMGGAAAQAHPHWYEDDGDEAARDPRRPWEDRHALALRRDQGRAPAGFVDHWVERLGLWVENGVAGFRCEGLAHLAPADWRDLIQGVRAVRQDCRWLAWTPGVAPWDLAPLAGVGFDAVFSSFPWWDYRAEWLLEETDRLRAIAPVIAPVEAPYAKRVASWRNDPADRYRNAARAVWTAAVIGDGLLVPMGFEDAATHTLERDGSGVRENPQGDPGLHIDIGRANQWLTRTASARGPLHSLQGPHTGVTALFRGDGAATAPAGNGRNKSSGRLVVLNPNDDQAASPDWDAIRARLPEGYSRLDQWDADRPAQDLPPTLAPGDMLRLGASRLPPVTVPGSDDARLAVTAAMRQPRLAIEQVAPAVDGGAFPIKRVLGQTITVEADVFSDGHEYIAVALLWRAADEKEWQRVPMTLRENDRWTASFAPARIGRHYYAVQGWDDIWTTFRSGFEKKYRAGVDIALETAEGRILVQEALDRLPDTDKESEAVLRQVLDTLGAAPADKPRRGRKKAADEDAPPRFPPPTPDQVAALLDPATARAMHRADERRFETTSAEYPVTVDRPAAVFSSWYEIFPRSQSGDPRRHGTFDDVIAALPRIRAMGFDTLYFPPIHPIGARNRKGRNNSLQAGPDDPGSPYAIGAAEGGHDAVHPELGTLEDFRRLVAAARAHGLELALDFAIQCSPDHPWLKAHPEWFDWRPDGSLKYAENPPKKYEDIVNVDFYGIKPGASRQAPLWRALRDVVLFWVTQGVRVFRVDNPHTKPLPFWQWMIGDVQGRHPDVLFLSEAFTRPKMMYRLAKVGFTQSYTYFTWRETKQEFTEYLTELTQGPPADFFRPHFFVNTPDINPRFLQQSGRGGFLIRAALAATLSGLWGVYNGFELCEAAAVPGKEEYLDSEKYEIRAWDHERPGNIVREITRLNAIRRANAALHTHLGLRWHTAWDDQVLFFSKSTPQRDNVVLVAISLDPHRPRDVALEIPMWEFGLPDDGPLQAEDLIDGNRMVWRGKQQGVHLNPDQPYRVWRVTPA from the coding sequence ATGCGTATTTACTATGTCCATCCCTTGCACGTTGGCTCCCTCTCCGGAGACAGCCTCAGCCACTGGCAGGCGCGTTGCGCGCGCGTCGCGTCGCTGGGCTTCGACACCTTGATGACGGCGCCCCTCTGGACGCCCGACCCCGCCGGCAATCCCTACGTCCCCGCCGATCCCGACCGCCTCCATCCCGCCCTGGGCGAGATGGACCTGGCGGCCGCCATGACCACGCTGTCCCGCCTGTGCGGCCAGCATGGACTGGCGCTGATGATCGACCTGCCGCTGGACAAGGTCGCCATGGGCGGCGCCGCCGCGCAAGCCCACCCCCATTGGTACGAGGACGACGGCGACGAAGCCGCGCGCGATCCGCGCCGCCCCTGGGAAGACCGCCATGCCCTGGCGCTGCGCCGCGACCAGGGCCGCGCGCCCGCCGGCTTCGTCGACCACTGGGTCGAGCGCCTGGGGCTGTGGGTGGAGAACGGCGTGGCGGGCTTCCGCTGCGAAGGCCTGGCGCACCTGGCGCCGGCGGACTGGCGCGACCTGATCCAGGGCGTGCGCGCCGTCCGGCAGGATTGCCGCTGGCTGGCCTGGACCCCCGGGGTGGCGCCCTGGGACCTGGCGCCGCTGGCCGGCGTCGGCTTCGATGCCGTTTTTTCGTCCTTCCCCTGGTGGGACTACCGCGCCGAATGGCTGCTGGAAGAAACCGACCGCCTGCGCGCCATCGCCCCGGTGATCGCGCCCGTGGAAGCGCCCTACGCGAAGCGGGTGGCGTCCTGGCGCAACGATCCGGCCGACCGCTATCGCAACGCCGCGCGCGCGGTCTGGACCGCCGCCGTGATCGGCGACGGCCTGCTGGTGCCCATGGGCTTCGAGGACGCCGCCACCCATACGCTGGAACGCGACGGCAGCGGCGTGCGCGAGAACCCGCAGGGCGACCCCGGCCTGCACATCGACATCGGCCGCGCCAACCAGTGGCTGACGCGCACCGCGTCCGCGCGCGGCCCGCTGCACAGCCTGCAAGGCCCGCATACCGGCGTCACCGCGCTGTTTCGCGGCGACGGGGCGGCGACGGCCCCCGCGGGCAACGGCCGCAACAAGAGCAGCGGCCGGCTGGTCGTGCTCAATCCCAACGACGACCAGGCCGCCTCGCCGGACTGGGACGCCATCCGCGCGCGCCTGCCCGAAGGCTACAGCCGCCTGGACCAGTGGGACGCCGACCGCCCGGCGCAGGACCTGCCGCCCACGCTGGCGCCGGGCGACATGCTGCGGCTGGGCGCCAGCCGCCTGCCGCCGGTCACCGTGCCCGGCTCCGACGACGCGCGCCTGGCGGTGACCGCGGCGATGCGCCAGCCGCGCCTGGCCATCGAGCAGGTGGCGCCGGCGGTCGACGGCGGCGCCTTCCCGATCAAGCGGGTGCTGGGCCAGACCATCACGGTCGAGGCCGACGTTTTCTCCGACGGCCACGAATACATCGCCGTGGCGCTGCTGTGGCGCGCCGCGGACGAAAAGGAATGGCAGCGCGTGCCCATGACGCTGCGCGAGAACGACCGCTGGACGGCCAGCTTCGCGCCCGCGCGCATCGGCCGCCATTACTACGCCGTGCAGGGCTGGGACGACATCTGGACCACCTTCCGCAGCGGCTTCGAGAAGAAATACCGCGCGGGGGTCGACATCGCGCTGGAGACCGCCGAAGGCCGCATCCTGGTGCAAGAAGCGCTGGACCGCCTGCCCGACACCGACAAGGAAAGCGAGGCGGTGCTGCGCCAGGTGCTGGACACCCTGGGCGCCGCGCCGGCCGACAAGCCGCGCCGCGGCCGCAAGAAGGCCGCCGACGAGGACGCGCCGCCGCGCTTCCCGCCGCCCACGCCGGACCAGGTCGCCGCCCTGCTGGATCCCGCCACGGCGCGCGCGATGCACCGCGCCGACGAACGGCGTTTCGAAACCACCTCCGCCGAATATCCGGTCACCGTGGACCGGCCGGCGGCGGTCTTCTCCAGTTGGTACGAGATCTTCCCCCGTTCGCAGAGCGGCGACCCGCGCCGCCACGGCACCTTCGACGACGTCATCGCCGCGCTGCCGCGGATACGCGCGATGGGTTTCGACACGCTGTACTTCCCGCCCATCCATCCCATCGGCGCGCGCAACCGCAAGGGGCGCAACAACAGCCTGCAAGCCGGTCCGGACGATCCCGGCAGCCCGTATGCCATCGGCGCGGCCGAAGGCGGCCACGATGCCGTGCATCCGGAACTGGGCACGCTGGAGGATTTCCGCCGCCTGGTCGCGGCCGCGCGCGCGCATGGCCTGGAACTGGCGCTGGATTTCGCCATCCAGTGCTCGCCCGACCATCCCTGGCTGAAAGCGCATCCGGAATGGTTCGACTGGCGCCCCGACGGCTCGCTGAAGTACGCCGAGAACCCGCCGAAGAAATACGAGGACATCGTCAACGTCGACTTCTACGGCATCAAGCCCGGGGCCTCGCGCCAGGCGCCGCTGTGGCGCGCGCTGCGCGACGTGGTCCTGTTCTGGGTCACCCAGGGCGTGCGGGTCTTCCGCGTCGACAACCCGCACACCAAGCCCCTGCCCTTCTGGCAATGGATGATAGGCGACGTGCAGGGCCGCCACCCCGACGTGCTGTTCCTCTCGGAAGCCTTCACCCGGCCCAAGATGATGTACCGCCTGGCCAAGGTCGGCTTCACCCAGTCCTATACGTATTTCACCTGGCGCGAGACCAAGCAGGAATTCACCGAGTACCTGACCGAGCTGACGCAGGGACCGCCCGCGGATTTCTTCCGCCCGCATTTCTTCGTCAACACGCCGGACATCAATCCGCGCTTCCTCCAGCAGTCCGGACGCGGCGGCTTCCTGATCCGCGCGGCGCTGGCGGCGACGCTGTCCGGCCTCTGGGGCGTCTACAACGGCTTCGAACTGTGCGAGGCGGCGGCGGTGCCCGGCAAGGAGGAGTATCTCGATTCCGAGAAATACGAGATCCGCGCCTGGGACCACGAACGTCCCGGCAACATCGTGCGCGAGATCACCCGCCTGAACGCCATCCGCCGCGCCAACGCGGCGCTGCATACGCACCTGGGCCTGCGCTGGCACACCGCCTGGGACGACCAGGTGCTGTTCTTCTCCAAGTCCACGCCGCAGCGCGACAACGTCGTGCTGGTCGCCATCAGCCTGGACCCGCATCGCCCGCGCGACGTCGCGCTGGAGATCCCCATGTGGGAATTCGGCCTGCCGGACGACGGTCCCTTGCAGGCGGAAGACCTGATCGACGGCAACCGCATGGTATGGCGCGGCAAGCAGCAGGGCGTGCATCTGAACCCCGACCAGCCCTACCGCGTCTGGCGCGTGACGCCTGCGTGA
- the treS gene encoding maltose alpha-D-glucosyltransferase: MSDNRVNSPNRDDPLWYKDAVIYQLHVKSFFDANNDGVGDFAGLIEKLDYIASLGVNTIWLLPFYPSPRRDDGYDIAEYRGVHPDYGTLADVRKFIRAAHARGLRVITELVVNHTSDQHPWFQRARAAKPGSAARNYYVWSDNDQAYAGTRIIFLDTEKSNWTWDPVAGAYFWHRFYSHQPDLNFDNPQVLKEVIAVMRYWLDLGVDGLRLDAVPYLVEREGTNNENLPETHAVLKKIRAQLDAEYPGRMLLAEANQWPEDAQEYFGQGDECHMSFHFPLMPRMYMAIAREDRFPITDIMRQTPDIPDICQWAIFLRNHDELTLEMVTSNERDYLWDTYAADRRARINLGIRRRLAPLMERDRRRIELMNSLLLSMPGTPVIYYGDELGMGDNIHLGDRDGVRTPMQWSPDRNGGFSRADPERLPLPPLMGPLYGYEAVNVEAQQRDPHSLLNWSRRMLATRAKTQAFGRGTLRFLFPGNRNILAYLREYEDTTILCVANLSRASQPVELDLSSLSGRVPVELLGGTPFPAIGELTYLLTLPPYGFYWFDLSASASPPEWHATHPERMPEYYTLVLRGRTGYELTEGAIRSLRQDVLPLYLSRQRWYPKDRKVNMAQAAYAAQLHGADHECFITEIQVDFDGKPARFLLPAALIWDETLPPMAQQYALARVRRAAEMGYVTDAYTLPSFIHALVQGLRERREIPVPQAHPPAVLRFRGEPTLDRIELPPDAEVQWFTGEQSNSSVTIGGVMMLKLLRRIVPGVHPEAEMTRRLTEVGYANGAPLLGEILRVDEDGTPHTLALMHQMITNQGDAWSWTLNYLKRTLESAALTAESAEDYDEDLRGYINFAHTMGKRLGELHAALSLPTDDPAFAPHRATRRDAERRAADVLAMLDRGLSTLKSNLGRLDAANAERATWLFEHRDALADVVRDLAANEEGTLHIRIHGDFHLGQVLTAQGDAYLIDFEGEPARSLEERRAKTSAARDVAGLLRSFDYAAATLADGAGKGKAEETGEAQVAEQELRTRRLGLIERFRATAGESFLAGYREVAQATEHPWMAPEAEAPLIDLALIEKAAYEVRYEAAHRPDWVGIPLAGLASLAGRLLSGGSPPAHHS; this comes from the coding sequence ATGTCAGATAACCGCGTGAACAGCCCGAATCGCGACGATCCGCTCTGGTACAAGGACGCCGTCATCTACCAGTTGCACGTCAAGTCCTTCTTCGACGCCAACAACGACGGCGTCGGCGATTTCGCCGGGCTGATCGAGAAACTGGACTACATCGCGTCGCTGGGCGTGAACACCATCTGGCTGTTGCCCTTCTACCCGTCGCCGCGCCGCGACGACGGCTACGACATCGCCGAGTACCGGGGCGTGCACCCCGACTACGGCACCCTGGCCGACGTGCGCAAGTTCATCCGGGCGGCGCATGCGCGCGGCCTGCGCGTGATCACCGAGCTGGTGGTCAACCACACCTCGGACCAGCACCCCTGGTTCCAGCGCGCCCGCGCCGCCAAGCCCGGTTCGGCGGCGCGCAACTACTACGTCTGGTCGGACAACGACCAGGCCTACGCCGGCACGCGCATCATTTTCCTCGACACCGAGAAGTCCAACTGGACCTGGGATCCGGTCGCCGGCGCCTATTTCTGGCACCGTTTCTATTCGCACCAGCCCGACCTGAACTTCGACAATCCGCAGGTGCTGAAGGAAGTCATCGCCGTCATGCGCTACTGGCTGGACCTGGGCGTGGACGGCCTGCGGCTGGACGCCGTGCCCTACCTGGTCGAACGCGAGGGCACCAACAACGAGAACCTGCCGGAAACCCACGCGGTGCTGAAGAAGATCCGCGCGCAACTGGACGCCGAGTACCCCGGCCGCATGCTGCTGGCGGAGGCCAACCAGTGGCCCGAGGACGCGCAGGAATACTTCGGCCAGGGCGACGAATGCCACATGTCCTTCCACTTCCCGCTGATGCCGCGCATGTACATGGCCATCGCGCGGGAAGACCGCTTTCCCATCACCGACATCATGCGGCAGACGCCGGACATCCCGGACATCTGCCAGTGGGCCATCTTCCTGCGCAACCATGACGAGCTGACGCTGGAGATGGTCACCAGCAACGAACGCGACTACCTGTGGGACACCTACGCGGCCGATCGCCGGGCCCGCATCAACCTGGGCATCCGCCGCCGCCTGGCGCCCCTGATGGAGCGCGACCGCCGCCGCATCGAACTGATGAACAGCCTGCTGCTGTCCATGCCGGGCACGCCGGTGATCTACTACGGCGACGAACTGGGCATGGGCGACAACATCCACCTGGGCGACCGCGACGGCGTGCGCACGCCCATGCAGTGGTCGCCCGACCGCAACGGCGGCTTCTCGCGCGCCGATCCCGAACGCCTGCCGCTGCCGCCGCTCATGGGCCCGCTGTACGGCTACGAGGCGGTCAACGTGGAGGCGCAGCAGCGCGATCCCCATTCCCTGCTCAACTGGTCGCGCCGCATGCTGGCCACGCGCGCCAAGACCCAGGCCTTCGGACGCGGCACGCTGCGTTTCCTGTTCCCCGGCAACCGCAACATCCTGGCCTATCTGCGCGAATACGAAGACACCACCATCCTGTGCGTGGCCAACCTCTCGCGCGCCTCGCAGCCGGTGGAACTGGACCTGTCCTCGCTGAGCGGCCGCGTGCCGGTGGAATTGCTGGGCGGCACGCCCTTCCCCGCCATCGGCGAGCTGACCTATCTGCTCACCCTGCCGCCCTACGGCTTCTATTGGTTCGACCTGAGCGCCAGCGCCTCGCCGCCCGAATGGCACGCCACCCATCCCGAACGGATGCCGGAGTACTACACCCTGGTGCTGCGCGGCCGCACCGGCTACGAGCTGACCGAGGGCGCCATCCGTTCGCTGCGGCAGGACGTGCTGCCGCTGTATCTCTCGCGCCAGCGCTGGTACCCCAAGGACCGCAAGGTCAACATGGCGCAGGCCGCCTACGCCGCGCAGCTCCACGGGGCCGACCACGAGTGCTTCATCACGGAAATCCAGGTCGATTTCGACGGCAAGCCCGCGCGCTTCCTGCTGCCGGCGGCGCTGATCTGGGACGAAACGCTGCCGCCCATGGCGCAGCAATACGCCCTGGCCCGCGTGCGCCGCGCCGCCGAGATGGGCTACGTCACAGACGCCTATACGCTGCCGTCCTTCATCCATGCCCTGGTGCAGGGGCTGCGCGAGCGGCGCGAGATCCCGGTGCCGCAAGCCCATCCGCCCGCGGTGCTGCGCTTCCGCGGCGAACCGACGCTGGACAGGATAGAACTGCCGCCCGACGCCGAGGTCCAGTGGTTCACCGGCGAGCAGTCCAACAGCTCGGTCACCATCGGCGGCGTCATGATGCTCAAGCTGCTGCGGCGCATCGTCCCCGGGGTGCACCCTGAGGCGGAGATGACGCGCCGCCTGACCGAAGTCGGCTACGCCAACGGCGCGCCGCTGCTGGGCGAAATCCTGCGCGTCGACGAAGACGGCACGCCGCACACGCTGGCGCTGATGCACCAGATGATCACCAACCAGGGCGACGCCTGGAGCTGGACGCTCAACTACCTGAAGCGCACGCTGGAGTCGGCCGCGCTGACGGCCGAAAGCGCGGAAGACTACGACGAGGACCTGCGCGGCTACATCAACTTCGCCCACACCATGGGCAAGCGCCTGGGCGAACTGCATGCCGCCCTGTCGCTGCCCACGGACGACCCCGCCTTCGCGCCGCACCGCGCCACGCGCCGGGACGCCGAGCGGCGCGCCGCGGACGTGCTGGCCATGCTGGACCGGGGGCTGTCCACGCTCAAGTCCAATCTCGGCCGCCTGGACGCGGCCAACGCCGAACGCGCGACCTGGCTGTTCGAGCATCGCGACGCCCTGGCCGACGTCGTGCGCGACCTCGCCGCCAATGAGGAAGGCACGCTGCACATCCGCATCCACGGCGACTTCCACCTCGGCCAAGTGCTGACGGCCCAGGGCGACGCCTACCTGATCGACTTCGAGGGCGAACCCGCCCGCTCGCTGGAGGAACGGCGCGCCAAGACCAGCGCCGCGCGCGACGTGGCCGGCCTGCTGCGTTCCTTCGACTACGCGGCCGCCACGCTGGCCGACGGCGCCGGCAAGGGCAAGGCAGAGGAAACCGGCGAGGCGCAGGTCGCCGAGCAGGAACTGCGCACGCGCCGGCTCGGCCTCATCGAGCGTTTCCGCGCCACCGCCGGCGAGTCCTTCCTGGCGGGCTACCGCGAGGTGGCGCAAGCCACCGAGCATCCGTGGATGGCGCCCGAGGCCGAGGCGCCGCTGATCGACCTGGCGCTGATCGAGAAGGCCGCCTACGAAGTCCGCTACGAAGCGGCGCACCGCCCAGACTGGGTGGGCATCCCGCTTGCCGGACTGGCCAGCCTGGCCGGCCGCCTGCTGTCCGGCGGCAGCCCTCCCGCACACCATTCTTGA
- the glgA gene encoding glycogen synthase GlgA — protein sequence MVSMKILAVTSEAFPLAKTGGLGDAVSGMARALHAAPGASIQILMPAYRGVLAQLPNAREIARFTALPGGPARLWRAPCAALGGVPVLLLQNDALYDRDHLYVDRDGREYADNPLRFGALAHAATLIAAGRAGVDRPDIVHAHDWHAGLVPLLLRDAGLHDVKSVLTIHNMAFQGLYDMEWAASLGVPDKYLTWDGAEFWGKLSFMKAGLRYADRITTVSYTYAREILTERFGCGLQGLLASRQHELLAVPNGIDAREWDPATDPHLGVYRYHAGDMANKAHNKRELQRRFGLTLDADAPLLVMGSRLTHQKMADVALQAVQRALDHHPELQVAVLGQGERPLEQEFQRLPHRYPGRCGVRVGFDEDAAHRLHAGGDMLLHGSRFEPFGLTPLYAMRYGTIPIGSRVGGMADTIVDLGAGSGRDAMRAATGILFDGETVDAMAAAITRALGLYRRPEIWRAMQHKAMAADFSWERAAPLYMTLYRSIQPDRVAAESLAPAEVTAVGRPSLLDQVSAAARPLKALTVAQPAPLAAGAGD from the coding sequence ATCGTGTCGATGAAAATCTTGGCTGTAACGTCGGAAGCATTTCCCCTGGCGAAAACCGGGGGCCTCGGGGATGCCGTCAGCGGCATGGCGCGCGCCCTGCATGCCGCGCCCGGCGCCTCCATCCAGATCCTGATGCCCGCCTATCGCGGCGTGCTGGCCCAATTGCCCAATGCCCGCGAAATCGCGCGCTTCACCGCCCTGCCCGGCGGTCCCGCGCGCCTGTGGCGGGCGCCCTGCGCGGCCTTGGGCGGCGTGCCGGTGCTGCTGCTCCAGAACGACGCCCTGTACGACCGCGATCACCTCTACGTCGACCGCGACGGCCGCGAATACGCCGACAACCCGCTGCGCTTCGGCGCCCTGGCCCATGCCGCGACCCTGATCGCGGCCGGCCGCGCCGGCGTCGACCGGCCCGACATCGTGCACGCGCACGACTGGCATGCGGGCCTGGTGCCGCTGCTGCTGCGCGACGCCGGCCTGCACGACGTCAAGAGCGTGCTGACCATCCACAACATGGCTTTCCAGGGTCTCTACGACATGGAGTGGGCGGCCTCGCTGGGCGTGCCCGACAAGTACCTGACCTGGGACGGCGCCGAGTTCTGGGGCAAGCTCAGTTTCATGAAGGCGGGCCTGCGCTACGCCGACCGCATCACCACGGTCAGCTACACCTACGCCCGTGAAATTCTTACCGAGCGCTTTGGCTGCGGCTTGCAAGGCCTGCTTGCCTCGCGCCAGCATGAACTGCTGGCGGTCCCCAACGGCATCGACGCGCGCGAATGGGACCCCGCCACCGATCCGCACCTGGGCGTCTATCGCTACCACGCCGGCGACATGGCCAACAAGGCGCACAACAAGCGGGAGCTGCAACGCCGCTTCGGGCTGACCCTCGACGCCGACGCGCCCCTGCTGGTCATGGGCAGCCGCCTGACGCACCAGAAAATGGCCGACGTGGCGCTGCAGGCCGTGCAGCGCGCGCTGGACCATCATCCCGAACTGCAGGTCGCCGTGCTGGGCCAGGGCGAACGGCCGCTGGAACAGGAATTCCAGCGCCTGCCGCACCGCTACCCGGGCCGCTGCGGCGTGCGCGTCGGCTTCGACGAGGACGCGGCGCACAGGCTGCATGCCGGCGGCGACATGCTGCTGCACGGCAGCCGCTTCGAGCCCTTCGGCCTGACGCCGCTCTACGCCATGCGCTACGGCACCATCCCCATCGGCTCGCGGGTCGGCGGCATGGCCGACACCATCGTCGACCTGGGCGCCGGTTCCGGCCGCGACGCCATGCGCGCCGCCACCGGCATCCTGTTCGACGGCGAAACCGTCGACGCCATGGCCGCCGCCATCACCCGCGCGCTGGGCCTCTATCGCCGCCCCGAGATCTGGCGCGCCATGCAGCACAAGGCGATGGCCGCCGATTTCAGTTGGGAACGCGCGGCGCCGCTCTATATGACGCTATACCGCTCCATCCAGCCCGACCGCGTCGCCGCCGAAAGCCTGGCGCCCGCCGAGGTCACCGCGGTCGGCCGCCCCAGCCTGCTCGACCAGGTCAGCGCCGCCGCGCGGCCGCTGAAGGCATTGACTGTCGCGCAACCGGCGCCGCTGGCCGCCGGCGCGGGAGACTGA
- a CDS encoding ligase-associated DNA damage response exonuclease: MDLIVARPEGLYCPPGDFHIDPWRPVDRAVITHAHSDHARAGSAHYLAARAGEAVLRQRLGDIDLQAVAYGEAVTHNGVRVSLHPAGHVLGSAQVRVEYRGEVWVASGDYKLGDDPTCAPFEPVPCEVFITESTFGLPIYRWQPGQDLYRQINAWWAANAAAGRTSVLYCYAFGKAQRILCGLDTSIGPVVAHGAVENVNRGYRAAGVALPPVSRADEVEATALRRALVLAPPSARGTGWLRRFGDHADAFASGWMQVRGARRRRGVDRGFVLSDHADWPGLQTAIGASGASRVIVTHGQVAVLVRWLNELGIAAQAFETAYGDEDDEGTGGEAAEVETGNAPVVPPGPEGRQ, from the coding sequence ATGGATTTGATCGTCGCCCGTCCCGAAGGCCTGTACTGCCCGCCGGGCGATTTCCATATCGACCCCTGGCGGCCGGTCGACCGGGCCGTGATCACGCACGCGCATTCCGACCACGCCCGCGCCGGCAGCGCGCATTACCTGGCGGCGCGCGCGGGCGAGGCCGTGCTGCGGCAGCGGCTGGGCGACATCGACTTGCAGGCCGTCGCCTACGGCGAGGCGGTGACGCATAACGGCGTGCGCGTCAGCCTGCATCCGGCGGGACACGTCCTCGGTTCGGCCCAGGTGCGGGTGGAATACCGCGGCGAGGTCTGGGTGGCGTCCGGCGACTACAAGCTGGGGGACGATCCCACCTGCGCGCCCTTCGAGCCGGTGCCTTGCGAGGTGTTCATCACCGAGTCCACCTTCGGCCTGCCGATATACCGGTGGCAGCCGGGCCAGGACCTGTACCGCCAGATCAATGCCTGGTGGGCCGCCAACGCCGCCGCCGGGCGCACGTCGGTGCTCTATTGCTATGCCTTCGGCAAGGCGCAGCGCATCCTGTGCGGACTGGATACGTCGATCGGGCCGGTCGTCGCGCATGGGGCGGTGGAGAATGTCAACCGCGGCTATCGCGCGGCCGGGGTGGCGCTGCCCCCGGTGTCGCGGGCGGACGAGGTGGAGGCGACTGCCTTGCGGCGGGCGCTGGTCCTGGCGCCGCCTTCCGCGCGCGGCACCGGCTGGCTGCGGCGATTCGGAGATCATGCGGACGCCTTCGCCAGCGGCTGGATGCAGGTGCGGGGCGCGCGCCGCCGCCGCGGCGTGGACCGCGGCTTCGTGCTGTCGGACCATGCCGATTGGCCAGGCTTGCAAACGGCCATCGGCGCGTCCGGCGCCAGCCGCGTGATCGTCACGCACGGCCAGGTGGCGGTGCTGGTGCGCTGGCTGAATGAACTGGGCATCGCCGCCCAGGCCTTCGAGACGGCCTATGGCGACGAGGACGACGAGGGGACGGGCGGGGAGGCCGCCGAGGTGGAGACCGGCAACGCGCCGGTCGTGCCGCCCGGGCCGGAGGGCCGGCAATGA